The following proteins come from a genomic window of Pseudomonas cichorii:
- the moaA gene encoding GTP 3',8-cyclase MoaA: MSDPVLMDRFARKVDYLRMSVTDRCDFRCVYCMAEEMTFLPRQQILSLEEIHQIAERFVALGTRKIRLTGGEPLVRAGIVDLCKRIAALPGLRELCMTTNGSQLDKLARPLFDAGVTRLNISLDSLDPQRFREMTRTGDLSKVIAGIDAANAAGFTHTKLNCVVMQGRNDHEINDLLAFAIDRKLDVSFIEEMPLGIISEHSRAESFYSSDQVRERIAERYTLVSSTDSTQGPSRYWRLAEAPDIRIGFISPHSHNFCGTCNRVRLTVEGRLLLCLGNEHSVDLKAVLRANPGQPQKLEKAIVDAMQLKPWSHNFTLDDNVQVVRFMNMTGG; the protein is encoded by the coding sequence ATGTCAGATCCCGTCCTGATGGACCGTTTTGCACGCAAAGTCGATTATCTGCGCATGTCGGTCACCGACCGGTGCGATTTTCGCTGCGTGTACTGCATGGCCGAAGAGATGACATTTCTGCCTCGCCAGCAGATCCTGTCCCTGGAAGAAATCCACCAGATTGCCGAACGCTTCGTTGCCCTGGGTACCCGCAAGATACGCCTGACCGGTGGCGAGCCGCTGGTACGTGCCGGTATCGTCGACCTGTGCAAGCGCATCGCCGCCCTGCCCGGCCTGCGGGAACTGTGCATGACCACCAATGGCTCTCAACTGGACAAACTGGCCAGGCCGCTGTTCGACGCCGGGGTCACTCGCCTCAACATCAGCCTTGATAGTCTGGACCCGCAACGTTTCCGGGAAATGACACGCACCGGCGATCTGAGCAAGGTGATTGCCGGGATCGACGCTGCCAATGCTGCCGGTTTCACCCACACCAAGCTCAATTGCGTAGTGATGCAAGGCCGCAACGATCATGAGATCAATGATCTGCTGGCCTTTGCTATCGACCGCAAGCTGGACGTTTCCTTTATCGAGGAAATGCCCCTGGGCATCATCAGCGAACACAGCCGCGCCGAGTCGTTCTATTCCAGCGATCAGGTACGCGAGCGCATCGCCGAGCGCTACACACTGGTTTCGTCCACCGACTCGACTCAGGGCCCGTCGCGCTACTGGCGCCTGGCCGAAGCCCCTGATATTCGCATCGGCTTCATCTCTCCCCACAGCCATAACTTCTGCGGCACCTGCAACCGCGTGCGCCTGACGGTGGAAGGCCGTTTGCTGCTGTGCCTGGGCAACGAGCATTCGGTTGACCTCAAAGCCGTGCTGCGGGCCAACCCCGGCCAGCCCCAAAAGCTGGAAAAGGCCATAGTCGATGCCATGCAGCTCAAACCATGGAGCCATAACTTCACGCTTGATGACAATGTGCAGGTCGTGCGTTTCATGAACATGACAGGCGGCTAG
- a CDS encoding chalcone isomerase family protein: protein MIASRWLWLVLLLSGSAFADWREALPDSRVVGSGDFSVFGFRIYSARLWSPAKPFVADAPMALELTYHRDIDREDLVDASIDEIQRISGSAVSDQQLSVWRQQMQQSFVDVQPGMKITGVYLPGREARFYVGPKLQHVVQDSEFAKAFFSIWLDPKTRNPDLREQLLGK, encoded by the coding sequence ATGATCGCGTCGCGCTGGTTGTGGCTGGTGCTTCTGCTCAGCGGCAGCGCATTTGCCGATTGGCGTGAAGCATTGCCTGATTCCCGTGTCGTCGGTTCCGGCGACTTCAGTGTGTTTGGATTCCGTATCTATTCGGCCCGTCTTTGGAGCCCTGCAAAGCCGTTTGTGGCGGATGCTCCCATGGCGCTGGAGCTCACTTATCATCGCGACATCGACCGGGAAGACCTGGTGGATGCCAGCATCGATGAGATCCAGCGTATTTCCGGATCGGCCGTCAGCGATCAGCAGTTGTCCGTGTGGCGTCAGCAGATGCAGCAGTCTTTCGTCGATGTTCAGCCAGGCATGAAAATCACCGGTGTCTACCTGCCGGGACGTGAAGCGCGCTTCTATGTAGGCCCCAAGCTGCAGCATGTGGTCCAGGATAGCGAGTTCGCCAAGGCGTTCTTCTCCATCTGGCTGGACCCCAAGACCCGCAACCCCGATTTACGTGAGCAATTGCTGGGTAAATGA
- a CDS encoding ABC transporter permease: MSKNGPLALSFHTLVVVFMLAPLGVVCLVAFTPENTLSLPTTDFSLRWFKAVFERADFIDSFYNSLMLAFVSATLATLIAVPAALAITRHEFPGRNFLNALFLSPIIIPHLVLGVAMLRLFALMGVNGSFTWLILAHVVVITPYVLRLVIAAAIGIDRSAEQAAESLGASRFTLFRQITLPMILPGVAGGWLLAFINSFDEVTLSIFVTSPATQTLPVRMYVYATESIDPMMAAVSALVIALTAATMILLDRVYGLDRVLVGKH, encoded by the coding sequence ATGTCCAAGAACGGTCCTCTGGCCTTGTCATTTCATACGCTGGTCGTGGTGTTCATGCTCGCGCCACTGGGGGTTGTATGCCTGGTGGCCTTTACCCCGGAAAACACCCTGAGCCTGCCCACCACCGACTTCTCGCTGCGCTGGTTCAAGGCGGTTTTCGAGCGGGCGGACTTCATCGACTCGTTCTATAACAGCCTGATGCTGGCCTTCGTTTCTGCCACGCTGGCCACCCTGATTGCCGTGCCTGCTGCGCTGGCCATCACTCGCCATGAGTTCCCGGGGCGCAACTTTCTCAATGCGCTGTTCCTGTCGCCGATCATCATTCCGCATCTGGTGCTGGGCGTGGCAATGCTGCGACTGTTTGCGCTGATGGGTGTCAATGGCAGCTTTACATGGCTGATCCTGGCCCACGTGGTGGTGATTACGCCTTATGTGTTGCGACTGGTGATCGCCGCCGCCATCGGCATCGACCGCAGCGCCGAACAGGCTGCCGAGTCATTGGGTGCAAGCCGCTTCACGCTGTTTCGCCAGATTACCCTGCCGATGATCCTGCCTGGCGTCGCCGGAGGCTGGCTGCTGGCATTCATCAACAGTTTCGACGAGGTGACCCTGTCGATCTTCGTCACCTCGCCAGCGACCCAGACCCTGCCGGTGCGCATGTACGTCTACGCCACCGAATCCATCGACCCGATGATGGCCGCCGTTTCCGCGCTGGTCATTGCGCTGACCGCCGCCACCATGATTCTGCTCGACCGGGTCTATGGCCTGGATCGCGTACTGGTCGGCAAACATTAA
- a CDS encoding ABC transporter permease, with protein MSPLKEIRQGGRGYWLSAPALALFIGLLILPLGLTLVLSFNVFDYEVGVKNDSYTLANYIAVLTDSYFYEIFLRTFWISALVTLLCVLIGVPEAYILSRMGTPWRSIFLILILTPLLISVVVRAFGWSLLLGADGLINQMIQAMGGRPVKLLYTPFAVIIALVHVMLPFMIIPVWTSLQKLDPAAEQAALSLGASQAKVMRLVVLPQVMPGVLSGTLIVFGLAASSFAIPGLLGGRRLKMVATVIYDQYLSELNWPMGATIAVALLLVNLLIMLSWNRMIEGRYKKSLGE; from the coding sequence ATGAGCCCGCTGAAGGAAATACGTCAGGGCGGGCGTGGCTACTGGCTGTCAGCGCCCGCACTGGCGCTGTTCATCGGCCTGCTGATTCTGCCTCTTGGCTTGACACTGGTGCTGTCGTTCAACGTTTTCGACTACGAAGTCGGGGTCAAAAACGATAGCTACACACTGGCCAACTACATCGCCGTCCTGACTGATTCGTACTTCTACGAAATCTTTCTGCGCACCTTCTGGATCAGTGCGCTGGTCACCCTGCTCTGCGTGCTGATCGGTGTGCCGGAAGCCTACATTCTCAGTCGAATGGGTACGCCTTGGCGTTCGATATTCCTGATTCTGATCCTCACTCCCCTGCTGATTTCAGTCGTGGTCCGCGCCTTTGGCTGGAGCCTGCTGCTAGGTGCCGACGGCCTGATCAATCAAATGATCCAGGCCATGGGCGGACGCCCGGTCAAGCTGCTCTATACGCCGTTCGCCGTCATTATCGCCCTGGTGCATGTGATGCTGCCGTTCATGATCATTCCTGTCTGGACCTCGCTGCAAAAGCTCGATCCGGCTGCCGAACAGGCTGCCCTGTCGCTGGGTGCAAGCCAGGCCAAAGTCATGCGCCTGGTGGTTCTGCCTCAAGTCATGCCAGGCGTGCTGTCCGGGACTCTGATCGTCTTCGGGCTGGCCGCCAGCTCCTTCGCAATCCCCGGCCTGCTGGGTGGTCGACGTTTGAAAATGGTCGCCACGGTGATCTACGACCAATACCTCTCGGAGCTGAACTGGCCCATGGGCGCGACCATTGCGGTGGCGCTGCTGCTGGTGAACCTGCTGATCATGCTGTCGTGGAATCGCATGATCGAAGGCCGTTATAAAAAATCCCTGGGGGAATGA
- a CDS encoding cation:proton antiporter, with amino-acid sequence MSFTICMTVLGALLMLLALTSSFLRWLPVTTSAVCLAFGFAIGPMGLDMLKLDVHEARHWLERLTEVAVLFSLFNTGIKLRQPLRSKAWHSAYWLAGPVMLATIAGTCLAAHYLFGLSWGISLLLGAMLSPTDPVLAGLVQVTNAQDQDRLRFGLSGEAGMNDGTAFPFVIFALLYMSNGGLEAGWIQHWALKSLVWGVPAGMLIGYGMGRGVGHLMIFLRIRNSDSTTSPNDFLALALIALSYVVAEGAGAFGFLSVFTAGFGLRQAEARITQSHVPSEHVAQPVIGHMTANQEKATVAEGEDLSESQLAAGIMMGDMLAFGSLIERSMEVLLITLLGAALALYWDWRAVGLGLALFCIIRPASVWLLVGRRLLDRRQKALVGWFGIRGIGSLYYLCFALTHGLPQDAVHTAIGMTLSVVALSILLHGISIQPLLEHYERRSAGDSKTP; translated from the coding sequence ATGAGCTTCACTATCTGCATGACTGTGCTCGGCGCGTTGTTGATGCTACTGGCACTGACCTCATCCTTTTTGCGCTGGTTGCCAGTCACGACGTCGGCGGTGTGCCTGGCGTTCGGTTTCGCCATTGGGCCGATGGGGCTGGATATGCTGAAGCTGGACGTCCATGAAGCCAGGCACTGGCTGGAGCGTCTGACCGAGGTTGCAGTGCTGTTTTCGCTGTTCAATACCGGGATCAAGTTGCGACAGCCGCTGCGCAGCAAAGCCTGGCATTCGGCGTACTGGCTGGCCGGCCCGGTGATGCTTGCCACGATTGCTGGTACGTGCCTGGCTGCGCATTACCTGTTCGGTCTGTCATGGGGTATCTCGCTGCTGCTGGGTGCCATGCTTTCGCCCACCGATCCGGTGCTGGCCGGGCTGGTTCAAGTGACCAATGCCCAGGATCAGGACCGCCTGCGCTTCGGACTTTCCGGCGAAGCAGGCATGAACGATGGCACGGCGTTTCCGTTCGTGATCTTTGCCTTGCTGTATATGAGCAATGGCGGGCTGGAAGCCGGATGGATTCAGCACTGGGCACTCAAGAGTCTGGTCTGGGGCGTACCGGCCGGCATGTTGATCGGCTACGGCATGGGCCGTGGCGTCGGGCATCTGATGATCTTCCTGCGGATCAGGAATTCAGACAGCACCACTTCACCCAATGACTTTCTCGCACTGGCCTTGATTGCCTTGTCTTACGTGGTGGCAGAAGGCGCAGGCGCCTTTGGTTTTCTCTCGGTATTCACTGCAGGGTTCGGCTTGAGACAGGCAGAGGCGCGCATCACTCAATCCCACGTTCCCTCGGAGCATGTTGCTCAGCCGGTGATTGGCCATATGACCGCCAATCAGGAAAAGGCCACGGTCGCCGAGGGCGAGGACCTGAGCGAGTCGCAATTGGCTGCCGGAATCATGATGGGGGATATGCTGGCATTCGGCAGTCTGATCGAACGCTCCATGGAGGTACTGTTGATTACCCTGCTGGGGGCAGCTCTGGCGTTGTACTGGGACTGGCGAGCCGTTGGTCTGGGTCTGGCCCTGTTTTGCATCATTCGTCCGGCCAGCGTCTGGCTGCTGGTGGGCAGACGCCTGCTGGACCGGCGCCAGAAGGCTCTGGTCGGCTGGTTCGGCATACGTGGAATCGGCAGCCTTTATTACCTGTGCTTTGCCTTGACCCACGGTTTACCGCAAGATGCAGTCCATACCGCCATAGGGATGACGTTGTCGGTGGTTGCGTTGAGTATCCTGCTGCATGGCATTAGCATCCAGCCTTTGCTGGAGCATTACGAACGTCGCTCGGCAGGCGATAGCAAGACGCCATAG
- a CDS encoding CMD domain-containing protein, translating into MTSTVEPGLDVLDTLLGIEPETGLYKVRHARDKVVAATQGSHELFFDPALQDNLSLVERLLVAYYASHLTPNALLAGYYLEQLQVLNVESELVAAIDSGSIEALSDVRLSAILVFTRTLIESPVEGDRAALQVLQAAGLSSSEIVVLAQLIAFLSYQVRLAAGLGALSAMGEAQ; encoded by the coding sequence ATGACCTCAACTGTAGAACCGGGCCTCGATGTCCTGGATACCTTGCTGGGCATCGAGCCTGAAACCGGTCTGTACAAGGTGCGCCATGCCCGTGACAAAGTCGTGGCGGCAACGCAGGGCAGTCATGAGCTGTTTTTCGACCCGGCGCTTCAAGATAATCTGTCCCTCGTCGAGCGTCTGCTGGTGGCGTATTACGCCAGCCATCTGACACCAAACGCCTTGCTGGCAGGCTACTACCTTGAGCAGTTGCAGGTGCTGAATGTCGAATCGGAACTGGTGGCCGCCATTGATTCCGGCTCCATCGAAGCGCTCAGCGATGTGCGTCTGTCGGCGATTCTGGTGTTCACCCGGACCTTGATCGAGTCGCCGGTCGAAGGCGATCGTGCTGCTTTGCAGGTCCTGCAGGCCGCGGGTCTCTCTTCGTCTGAAATCGTGGTGCTGGCGCAGTTGATTGCGTTCCTGTCGTATCAGGTACGGCTGGCGGCCGGCCTTGGTGCCTTGTCAGCCATGGGAGAAGCACAATGA
- a CDS encoding peroxidase-related enzyme (This protein belongs to a clade of uncharacterized proteins related to peroxidases such as the alkylhydroperoxidase AhpD.): MSEPIRSNGFTNEVLGWKAWLPTVQVDSATPEQLAVLEESHPQAKTSDYYLTLVHQPQILRQRSVAFNAIMYAPGGLSRAERELASTVVSRVNQCVYCASVHAQRFEQLAKRNDVIAQIFADPQTSGTTEREKAIVRFAIDLTLAPAALGAEHIRPLREQGLDDGQVLDLIHAISIFAWANRLMLNLGEPLYPAV, translated from the coding sequence ATGAGCGAGCCCATTCGCAGCAACGGATTTACCAACGAAGTGTTGGGCTGGAAGGCCTGGTTGCCCACGGTGCAAGTGGACAGCGCCACGCCGGAGCAACTGGCGGTACTGGAAGAGAGCCATCCCCAGGCCAAGACGTCGGATTACTACCTGACACTGGTCCATCAGCCGCAGATCCTGCGTCAGCGGTCCGTTGCGTTCAACGCGATCATGTATGCGCCGGGCGGTTTGTCCCGTGCGGAGCGCGAACTGGCCAGTACCGTCGTGTCACGAGTCAATCAGTGTGTTTATTGTGCTTCAGTGCATGCCCAGCGTTTCGAGCAACTGGCCAAGCGCAATGATGTGATTGCGCAGATATTTGCCGATCCACAGACGTCGGGAACCACGGAACGGGAAAAGGCCATTGTGCGCTTTGCAATTGATCTGACCCTGGCCCCGGCTGCCTTGGGCGCCGAACATATCAGGCCGTTGCGTGAGCAGGGGCTCGATGATGGACAGGTACTGGATCTGATCCACGCCATTTCCATTTTTGCCTGGGCCAACCGGTTGATGCTCAATCTGGGTGAGCCGCTTTATCCAGCAGTGTGA
- a CDS encoding ABC transporter substrate-binding protein — protein sequence MKIAKRIALSGLSCLPLTALLASQPALAETTLYLGMNGGTMERLYADHVLPAFEKANNVKVVIVPGTSSDILAKVQASKDNPQMHLIFLDDGIMYRAISMGLCDTLQPSAALAELPPQARIKDQAAAVSLGVTGLAYNTRMFKEKGWSAPASWMDLADKRFKDKVVFQSLASSTFGLHGFLMFNRIQGGTESNVEPGFKAWPKTIGPNVLEYIASSAKISEMVQTDEAALFPLTPTQVTALKIKGVPVEYAQPREGAVVLNVAECAIAKNNQPQLTQKLAAYLLTAEAQAPALELGDQIPSNPNTPTTDKTRDQVQAMKKYLETAVTIDWDQVNQIRPEWNARWSRSIER from the coding sequence ATGAAGATTGCCAAACGTATCGCACTCTCAGGCCTGTCATGCCTGCCACTCACCGCCCTGCTCGCTTCGCAGCCTGCACTGGCTGAAACGACGCTGTACCTGGGCATGAACGGCGGAACCATGGAGCGCCTGTATGCCGATCATGTGCTGCCGGCTTTTGAAAAGGCCAACAACGTCAAGGTCGTGATCGTGCCCGGCACTTCTTCGGACATCTTGGCCAAGGTTCAGGCCAGCAAGGACAATCCGCAGATGCACCTGATATTCCTTGATGACGGCATCATGTATCGGGCCATTTCCATGGGCTTGTGCGATACCTTGCAACCCAGCGCGGCATTGGCCGAATTGCCCCCTCAGGCCAGAATCAAGGATCAGGCTGCCGCCGTGAGCCTGGGTGTGACAGGCTTGGCCTACAACACCCGCATGTTCAAGGAAAAAGGCTGGAGCGCTCCTGCTTCCTGGATGGATCTGGCTGACAAGCGCTTCAAGGACAAGGTCGTGTTCCAGTCACTGGCATCCTCGACCTTTGGCCTGCATGGCTTTCTGATGTTCAACCGTATCCAGGGCGGCACCGAGAGCAACGTCGAACCCGGCTTCAAGGCCTGGCCGAAAACCATTGGCCCCAACGTGCTGGAATACATCGCCAGTTCGGCAAAAATCTCCGAGATGGTACAGACCGACGAGGCCGCCCTATTTCCCCTGACACCGACTCAGGTCACGGCCCTGAAAATCAAGGGTGTGCCCGTGGAATACGCACAGCCCAGGGAAGGCGCCGTGGTGTTGAACGTCGCCGAATGTGCCATCGCCAAAAACAACCAGCCGCAACTGACCCAGAAGCTGGCAGCCTACCTGCTGACCGCCGAAGCTCAGGCCCCGGCCCTGGAGCTTGGCGACCAGATCCCGTCCAACCCCAATACGCCCACCACTGACAAGACCCGCGATCAGGTCCAGGCCATGAAGAAATACCTGGAAACCGCCGTGACCATTGACTGGGATCAGGTCAACCAGATTCGTCCCGAGTGGAATGCACGCTGGAGTCGCAGCATCGAGCGCTGA
- a CDS encoding NAD(P)/FAD-dependent oxidoreductase, with amino-acid sequence MSRPMETDALIIGGGIVGASAALMLALKGKRVTLLERDFCGSHSSGVNYGGVRRQGRPLSQLPLSQRAHELWGILHELIGSDGEYVRSGHLKLARNEQDMNALRAYEQASRAFGLGLQLLDRTQLLARYPWAGDVAVGASLCPDDGHANPRLVSPAFARAAHKAGAQIFEQAQVIDVEHDSQAFIVRTASGLQLRAPWLLNCAGAWAGTLAAQFGEPVPMYSGYPAMLVTEPLPMFMDVSTGVEGGGIYARQVARGNCILGGGQGFAQDPLRARPGQAAILDILRNAVELYPPLAGAHAIRTWSGTEGYLPDREPVLGPSLHQPGLLHGFGFAGAGFQIGPAAGEALAEWVCHGRSSIAIEAFSIGRFQIPETPAITPVLASNVIPIHRGRSPK; translated from the coding sequence ATGAGCCGCCCCATGGAAACCGATGCGTTGATCATTGGCGGCGGCATCGTCGGCGCCTCTGCTGCGCTGATGCTTGCACTCAAGGGCAAGCGGGTAACGCTGCTGGAGCGTGACTTCTGCGGCTCACACTCCAGCGGAGTCAATTACGGCGGCGTCAGGCGCCAGGGTCGGCCTTTGTCCCAACTGCCTCTGTCACAGCGGGCCCACGAGCTATGGGGAATCCTGCATGAATTGATCGGCAGTGACGGTGAGTACGTGCGTTCCGGGCACCTGAAACTGGCCCGCAACGAACAGGACATGAATGCCTTGCGCGCCTACGAACAAGCCAGCCGGGCCTTTGGCCTGGGCCTGCAACTGCTTGATCGCACACAGTTGCTGGCTCGCTACCCCTGGGCCGGTGATGTCGCCGTAGGCGCCTCACTGTGCCCGGACGACGGGCATGCCAACCCGCGCCTCGTATCACCGGCCTTCGCCCGTGCGGCGCACAAGGCAGGTGCGCAGATCTTCGAGCAGGCTCAGGTCATCGACGTGGAACATGACAGTCAGGCGTTCATCGTCCGCACAGCCAGTGGCCTGCAATTGCGCGCTCCCTGGCTGCTCAATTGCGCCGGTGCATGGGCAGGTACGCTGGCGGCACAATTCGGTGAACCCGTGCCCATGTATTCGGGTTATCCCGCCATGCTGGTGACCGAACCACTGCCCATGTTCATGGATGTCAGCACCGGGGTCGAAGGTGGCGGTATCTATGCAAGGCAGGTGGCCAGAGGCAATTGCATCCTGGGCGGCGGTCAGGGATTCGCCCAGGACCCGTTGCGCGCCCGACCGGGACAGGCAGCGATTCTGGACATCCTGCGCAACGCCGTCGAACTCTACCCGCCACTGGCTGGCGCCCACGCCATCCGCACCTGGAGCGGCACCGAGGGCTACCTGCCCGACCGTGAACCGGTGCTCGGCCCCAGTCTGCACCAACCCGGCCTGTTGCACGGCTTCGGCTTTGCCGGCGCGGGCTTCCAGATTGGTCCGGCAGCTGGCGAAGCCCTGGCCGAATGGGTCTGCCATGGTCGGTCATCGATTGCCATCGAAGCCTTTTCCATCGGCCGCTTCCAGATCCCGGAAACACCAGCCATTACCCCCGTACTTGCCAGCAACGTCATTCCAATACACAGAGGAAGGTCGCCCAAATGA
- a CDS encoding FAD/NAD(P)-dependent oxidoreductase translates to MSTDTDLRKVVIIGAGPAGIRAAQTLLEHGVKPCLIDEGLRGGGQIYRRQPENFKRSPKDLYGFEAGKAVTVHKAMDDLADSIDYRAQTLVWNAENGRLDTLSQLRAGQIDFSQVIVATGATDRILPVPGWTLPGVYSLGAAQIALKYQGCAIGENVVLGGSGPLLYLVAYQYAKAGAKVVAVLDSAPFSAQCRALPALLNQPATLAKGLYYRAWLTAHGIPVHQDATLQRIEGEKRVTGVRWQHKGQQKQLACDAVAFAHALRSETQLADMLGCTFGWSPLNRAWLPTRDNAGRSSVAGVYLAGDGASIMGADAAQMSGELAALSLLEDSGHSIDQGRLSTLQSRLQKIEHFRLGLETAFPFPVEWAAKVPDETIICRCEEVSAGEIRATVQEGHWEINRVKAMCRVGMGRCQGRMCGMAAAEIIARESHRRLDNIGRLRGQAPIKPLPFGLETEA, encoded by the coding sequence ATGAGCACAGACACTGACCTCAGAAAGGTCGTCATCATCGGCGCAGGCCCTGCTGGCATCCGGGCGGCGCAGACCTTGCTCGAACATGGCGTAAAACCCTGCCTGATCGACGAAGGCCTGCGCGGCGGCGGGCAGATTTATCGCCGTCAGCCGGAGAACTTCAAGCGCTCACCCAAGGACCTGTACGGCTTTGAAGCAGGCAAGGCGGTTACAGTGCATAAGGCCATGGACGATCTGGCCGACAGCATCGACTATCGTGCGCAGACACTGGTCTGGAATGCCGAAAACGGCAGGCTCGACACCCTGAGTCAGTTGCGTGCCGGGCAGATCGACTTCTCTCAAGTGATTGTCGCCACCGGTGCAACGGATCGCATTCTCCCCGTTCCAGGCTGGACACTGCCAGGTGTCTACAGCCTGGGCGCTGCGCAAATCGCCTTGAAGTATCAGGGCTGTGCCATCGGCGAAAACGTTGTGTTGGGTGGCAGTGGCCCTCTGCTCTATCTGGTGGCTTATCAATATGCCAAGGCCGGGGCCAAAGTCGTGGCCGTGCTCGATAGCGCCCCCTTCAGCGCACAATGCCGGGCCTTGCCTGCCTTGCTGAATCAACCGGCCACCCTTGCCAAAGGCCTTTATTACCGGGCATGGCTGACGGCTCATGGCATACCGGTGCATCAGGACGCGACACTGCAGCGTATCGAAGGTGAGAAGCGCGTCACTGGCGTGCGTTGGCAACACAAGGGCCAGCAAAAGCAGTTGGCGTGCGATGCCGTGGCCTTTGCCCATGCCTTGCGCAGCGAAACCCAACTGGCGGATATGCTCGGCTGCACATTCGGCTGGAGCCCGTTGAACCGGGCCTGGCTGCCGACACGCGACAATGCGGGACGCAGCAGCGTCGCAGGCGTTTATCTGGCAGGTGATGGTGCTTCAATAATGGGCGCCGATGCTGCACAGATGAGCGGAGAGCTGGCAGCACTGAGCCTGCTTGAAGACAGCGGGCACTCTATCGACCAGGGCCGCCTCTCAACCCTGCAAAGCAGACTGCAGAAGATCGAGCACTTTCGCCTGGGACTGGAGACGGCCTTCCCGTTCCCTGTCGAGTGGGCCGCCAAAGTGCCCGACGAAACCATCATCTGCCGCTGCGAAGAAGTCAGCGCAGGCGAGATCAGAGCCACAGTGCAAGAAGGCCATTGGGAGATCAATCGGGTCAAGGCCATGTGCAGGGTCGGCATGGGGCGTTGCCAGGGCCGCATGTGTGGCATGGCTGCGGCGGAAATCATTGCCCGGGAAAGCCATCGCAGGCTGGACAACATTGGTCGACTGCGCGGCCAGGCTCCGATCAAACCGCTGCCGTTCGGCCTGGAGACTGAAGCATGA
- a CDS encoding (2Fe-2S)-binding protein: MALLKRLVELDRPALSFTLDGQPASGLQGDTLLTAVLTASEHLRGSDFSAEPRAGFCMMGACQECWVRLGDGQRVRACSTLLQADQIVSREPGRQS; the protein is encoded by the coding sequence ATGGCATTGCTGAAACGACTGGTCGAACTCGACCGTCCGGCCCTGTCCTTCACCCTGGATGGCCAGCCCGCCAGCGGGTTGCAAGGCGATACATTGCTGACCGCCGTACTGACGGCGAGCGAGCATCTGCGCGGCAGCGATTTCAGTGCAGAACCCCGTGCAGGGTTCTGCATGATGGGAGCCTGCCAGGAATGCTGGGTACGCTTGGGAGACGGGCAGCGGGTGCGGGCCTGCTCGACCCTGTTGCAAGCCGACCAGATAGTCAGTCGCGAACCGGGGCGTCAGTCATGA